A window of Hevea brasiliensis isolate MT/VB/25A 57/8 chromosome 14, ASM3005281v1, whole genome shotgun sequence contains these coding sequences:
- the LOC131173056 gene encoding receptor-like protein 43 — MLCQHDQSFALLQLKIAFSMISAATTSNSRYPKTNSWKEGTDCCKWDGVFCNIETGNVIGLNLSYNDFSNSKIVSQLYFSLNNFSDQISSSIRNLKELSSLYLSNNNFNCQVPSFLGNLKKLSLLDLSHNNFSGQIPSSFENLQELSSLYLSANNFSGQVPSLLGNLKKLSLLDLSHNNFNGQIPSSLQNLQNLSSLYLSANNFSGQVPSFLGNIRKLSLLDLSHNNFIGISSSLENLQELSSFYLSTNNFSGQVPFFLGDLKKLSLLDLSHNNFCSQIPSSLENLQELSSLYLSANNFSGQVPSLFGNLKKLSLLDLSHNNFNGQIPSSLENLQELSSLYLSANNFSGQVPSLLGNLKKLSLLDLSHNNFSGQIPSSLENLQELSSLYLSANNFSGQVPSLLGNLKKLSLLDLSHNNFSGQIPSSLENLQELSSLYLSANNFSGQVPSLLGNLKKLSVLDLSHNNFSGQIPSSLENPQELSSLFLSANNFSGQVPSLLGNLKKLSVLDLSHNNFNGQIPSSLENLQELSSLYLSANNFSGQVPSLLGNLKKLSVLDLSHNNFIGQIPSSLENLQELSSLYLSANNFSDQVPSLLGNLKKLSVLDLSHNNFNGQIPSSLGNLKELSSLYLCYNNFSGQISSSLGSFKQLSTLDISFNNLNGQIPSSFQNLKQLYYLKIQNNNLSGQIPSSIFKLVDLGILILSSNKLIGEVSSAVCKLKSLQILDLSNNSLSGFIPQCLGNFSDTLSVLHLGMSNFYGTIPDTFSVGNYLRYVNFNGNQLQRRIPLSISNCKHLEILDLGNNNINDTFPYFVETLPELQVLVLQSNKLHGLVKGSSANYSFSKLRIFDLSNNMFSGPLPIEYFNNFKAMINTGVKMEYMRDPNSAYDYSVRLTYKGWKIELMKIQTLLTTIDLSSNKFKGKIPPSIGKLKSLILLNLSHNQLTGNIQPSLGDLSNLESLDLSSNLLVGRIPVQLVDLTFLQVFRVSHNRLDGPIPEVISTKNLWQWEGATTNVKRR, encoded by the coding sequence ATGTTGTGCCAACATGACCAGAGTTTTGCTTTGCTTCAATTGAAGATAGCCTTTTCCATGATAAGTGCGGCCACTACCAGCAATTCTCGTTATCCTAAGACAAATTCTTGGAAAGAAGGCACAGATTGCTGCAAGTGGGATGGTGTCTTTTGCAATATAGAAACGGGTAATGTAATTGGCCTTAACCTTTCTTACAATGATTTTAGCAACTCCAAAATTGTATCTCAGTTGTACTTCTCTTTGAATAATTTCAGTGATCAAATCTCATCTTCAATTAGAAATCTTAAGGAGCTTTCTTCGTTATACCTCTCTAATAACAATTTCAATTGTCAAGTTCCATCTTTCCTTGGAAATCTTAAGAAACTCTCTTTGTTGGACCTCTCTCATAACAATTTCAGCGGTCAAATTCCATCATCGTTTGAAAATCTTCAGGAGCTCTCTTCATTGTACCTCTCTGCTAACAATTTCAGTGGTCAAGTTCCATCTTTACTCGGAAATCTTAAGAAGCTCTCTCTATTGGACCTCTCTCATAATAATTTCAATGGTCAAATTCCCTCTTCACTTCAAAATCTTCAAAATCTCTCATCGTTGTACCTTTCTGCTAACAATTTTAGTGGTCAAGTTCCATCTTTCCTTGGAAATATTAGGAAACTCTCTCTATTGGACCTTTCTCATAACAATTTTATCGGCATTTCATCTTCACTTGAAAATCTTCAGGAACTCTCTTCATTTTATCTCTCTACTAACAATTTTAGCGGTCAAGTTCCATTTTTTCTTGGAGATCTTAAGAAACTCTCTCTATTGGATCTCTCTCATAACAATTTTTGCAGTCAAATTCCATCTTCACTTGAAAATCTTCAGGAGCTCTCTTCATTGTATCTCTCTGCTAACAATTTCAGTGGTCAAGTTCCCTCCTTATTTGGAAATCTTAAGAAACTCTCTCTATTGGACCTCTCTCATAATAATTTCAATGGCCAAATTCCATCTTCACTTGAAAATCTTCAGGAGCTCTCTTCATTGTATCTCTCTGCTAACAATTTCAGTGGTCAAGTTCCATCTTTACTTGGAAATCTCAAGAAACTCTCTCTATTGGACCTCTCTCATAACAATTTCAGTGGTCAAATTCCATCTTCACTTGAAAACCTTCAGGAGCTCTCTTCATTGTATCTCTCTGCTAACAATTTCAGTGGTCAAGTTCCATCTTTACTTGGAAATCTCAAGAAACTCTCTCTATTGGACCTCTCTCATAACAATTTCAGTGGTCAAATTCCATCTTCACTTGAAAACCTTCAGGAGCTCTCTTCATTGTATCTCTCTGCTAACAATTTCAGTGGTCAAGTTCCATCCTTACTTGGAAATCTTAAGAAACTCTCTGTATTGGACCTCTCTCATAACAATTTCAGTGGTCAAATTCCATCTTCCCTTGAAAACCCTCAGGAGCTCTCTTCATTGTTTCTCTCTGCTAACAATTTCAGTGGTCAAGTTCCATCCTTACTTGGAAATCTCAAGAAACTCTCTGTATTGGACCTCTCTCATAACAATTTCAATGGTCAAATTCCATCTTCACTTGAAAACCTTCAGGAGCTCTCTTCATTGTATCTCTCTGCTAACAATTTCAGTGGTCAAGTTCCATCCTTACTTGGAAATCTTAAGAAACTCTCTGTATTGGACCTCTCTCATAACAATTTCATTGGTCAAATTCCATCTTCACTTGAAAACCTTCAGGAGCTCTCTTCATTGTATCTCTCTGCTAACAATTTCAGTGATCAAGTTCCATCTTTACTTGGAAATCTTAAGAAACTCTCTGTATTGGACCTCTCTCATAACAATTTCAATGGCCAAATTCCATCTTCACTTGGAAATCTTAAGGAGCTCTCTTCTTTGTACCTCTGTTATAATAATTTTAGTGGTCAAATTTCATCATCACTAGGCAGTTTTAAGCAACTCTCTACGCTGGATATCTCCTTTAACAATCTCAATGGTCAAATTCCCTCCTCATTTCAAAACCTTAAAcaactttattatttgaaaatcCAAAACAACAATCTCAGTGGTCAAATTCCAAGTTCAATTTTCAAACTTGTGGACCTAGGTATTCTCATCCTTTCATCCAATAAATTGATAGGAGAAGTCTCTTCTGCAGTTTGCAAGCTAAAGTCCCTCCAAATTCTTGACTTATCAAACAATAGTTTGAGCGGCTTCATTCCACAATGTTTGGGAAATTTCAGCGACACCCTTTCAGTCTTGCATTTGGGCATGAGCAATTTCTATGGAACCATCCCTGATACATTTTCTGTAGGCAACTACTTGAGATATGTGAACTTCAATGGCAATCAATTGCAAAGGAGAATCCCGCTGTCAATCTCCAATTGTAAACATTTGGAAATTTTAGATCTTGGCAACAATAATATAAATGATACATTCCCCTACTTTGTGGAAACTCTTCCGGAGTTGCAAGTTCTAGTGCTACAATCCAATAAACTCCATGGTTTGGTGAAAGGGTCCTCTGCCAATTATTCTTTCTCAAAGCTACGAATTTTTGACCTTTCCAATAACATGTTTAGCGGACCTTTACCCATAGagtattttaataatttcaaagCAATGATAAACACTGGTGTGAAAATGGAATACATGAGAGATCCAAATAGTGCTTATGATTATTCTGTGAGGTTGACATACAAAGGATGGAAGATTGAGTTGATGAAAATCCAAACACTTCTCACAACCATTGATTTGTCAAGCAATAAATTCAAAGGGAAGATCCCACCGTCGATTGGAAAGCTTAAATCACTTATATTGCTCAACTTGTCACACAATCAACTTACAGGCAATATTCAACCTTCCTTGGGGGATTTGAGCAATTTGGAATCACTAGACCTCTCTTCGAATCTTCTTGTTGGTAGGATTCCTGTGCAATTGGTAGATTTGACATTTCTACAAGTATTTCGGGTTTCACATAATAGACTTGATGGACCTATACCTGAAGTAATTTCCACTAAAAATTTGTGGCAATGGGAAGGGGCAACAACCAACGTCAAAAGAAGATGA
- the LOC110661307 gene encoding receptor-like protein 43: protein MSLVAPSSLPRHDWNNSLQSLSLSRTKIQIHLEHDFISNLKSLETLDLSACNFEGSNLELFDKLTQLIELRLSHNNFSGQIPSSVENLKKLLELDLSHNNFNGQIPSSFENLQQLHVLYLQNNNLSGQIPTYFTNFTQLSLFSLSNNLFTGPMFQVDRLLSLYYLDLSNNLLNATIPASLVTLPRLYTIVLNSNQLTCNFGPFKDNQLGEVPSTTCKLKSLHILGLSSNCLNGIIPQCLGNFSNAFSMLHLGMNNFQGTIPEPFSVGCSLRYLNFNGSQLRKRVPLSISNCKIWEILDLGNNRIDGTCPHFLETLPELQVLVLQSNELHGMVKGSSTNYSFSKLQNFDLSNNMLSGPLPAEYFNNFKAMMNVDVKMKYMGSPNYNYDYSASLTLKGLKIELVKIQTLPTTIDLSRNKLR from the exons ATGTCTTTGGTCGCACCTAGTTCCTTACCTAGGCATGATTGGAATAATTCTCTCCAGTCCTTGTCTCTTTCTAGAACAAAGATTCAAATACATTTAGAACATGACTTTATCAGTAATTTAAAGTCTCTGGAAACTTTGGATCTCAGTGCCTGCAACTTTGAAGGTTCAAATTTGGAATTGTTTGATAAGTTGACCCAACTCATTGAGTTGCGCCTCTCTCATAATAATTTCAGTGGTCAAATTCCATCTTCAGTTGAAAATCTTAAGAAACTCTTGGAATTAGACCTCTCTCATAACAATTTCAATGGTCAGATTCCCTCCTCATTTGAAAACCTCCAACAACTTCATGTTTTGTACCTCCAAAATAACAATCTCAGTGGTCAAATTCCTACTTACTTTACAAACTTCACACaactttctcttttctctttatcAAATAATCTGTTTACTGGCCCCATGTTCCAAGTAGACAGGCTTTTAAGTCTATACTACCTTGATTTATCCAATAACTTGTTAAATGCAACAATACCAGCCTCTCTGGTTACCCTACCTCGACTGTACACCATAGTCCTCAACAGTAACCAACTCACCTGTAATTTTGGTCCATTCAAGGATAATCAATTGG GAGAAGTCCCTTCTACAACATGCAAGCTGAAATCTCTCCATATTCTTGGCTTGTCAAGCAATTGTTTGAATGGCATCATCCCACAATGTTTGGGAAATTTTAGCAACGCCTTTTCGATGTTGCATTTGGGCATGAACAATTTCCAAGGAACCATTCCTGAACCATTTTCAGTGGGCTGCAGCTTGAGATATTTGAATTTCAATGGCAGTCAATTGCGAAAGAGAGTCCCACTGTCCATCTCCAATTGTAAAATTTGGGAAATCTTAGATCTTGGCAACAATCGTATAGATGGCACATGTCCTCATTTTCTGGAAACTCTTCCTGAGTTGCAAGTTCTAGTGCTCCAATCCAATGAACTCCATGGCATGGTGAAAGGATCCTCTACCAATTACTCGTTCTCAAAGCTACAAAATTTTGACCTCTCCAATAACATGCTTAGTGGGCCTTTACCTGCAgagtatttcaataatttcaaagcAATGATGAATGTTGATGTGAAAATGAAATACATGGGTTCACCAAATTATAATTATGATTATTCAGCGAGTCTGACGCTCAAAGGATTGAAGATTGAATTGGTGAAAATTCAAACACTTCCCACAACCATTGATTTGTCAAGAAACAAACTACGATAA